The following are encoded together in the Fusarium keratoplasticum isolate Fu6.1 chromosome 1, whole genome shotgun sequence genome:
- a CDS encoding Autophagy-related protein, which produces MAPNLQPQRPRLQEHRLWSGLSAISKRSFRSCTTSAFEADDERSSTDGDMSSRNSEADFRRRVIPSHAGHDSRPTSRKELLGWYAYAFAAETYVICGIGSFIPILLETLARENGVLLSDRKTPCGSSYSKDKDDGQCIVWVLGMEINTASFAMYTFSVSVLIQALLVVSISCAADHGNYRKKLLLSFAWIGSFAVMAYIFITKENYIMGALLTIISNTSFGASFVLLNSFLPLLVRYHPEVIEANVASTPDLGQSDYESRQLQESVDELEASMVTTTSPLLPEDGERLKPTASHAEITSKELQLSTRISAIGIGTGYIAALFLQCIAIGVLIALHNSTWGQRVVLFMVGLWWTVFTIPAAMWLRPRPGPPLADDGRKGFMAGFAYIIYAWKSLFTTIQLARRLLDIVLFLAGWFLLSDAIATTSSTAILFAKTQLHMRPWALGMINVISTLAGVFGAFGWSWISRLFNLQAHQTILVCIALFELIPIYGLMGYLPFVKNWGVFGLQQPWEMYPLAAVYGFVLGGLSGYCRSLYGELIPPGSEAAFYALYAITDKGSSVFGPTIVGAIIDKTGTIRPAFWFLAALVGLPAPLIWFINVERGKREGAKLAETIEGFPSQEDDEDDPEPESRGMLAEYEREQEEGAVNGRAAN; this is translated from the exons ATGGCCCCGAACTTACAACCCCAACGCCCGCGTCTTCAAGAGCATAGACTCTGGTCGGGTCTCTCGGCAATTTCGAAACGATCATTTAGGTCCTGCACAACATCGGCATTTGAGGCAGACGACGAGCGATCTTCAACCGACGGCGACATGAGCTCTCGCAATAGCGAAGCTGACTTTCGCCGGCGGGTGATACCGAGCCACGCGGGCCATGATTCACGTCCGACGAGTCGAAAGGAGCTTCTCGGATGGTACGCATACGCGTTTGCAGCCGAGACATACGTGATCTGTGGAATTG GCTCCTTCATCCCCATCCTGCTCGAGACGCTCGCCCGAGAGAATGGCGTGCTGCTCTCTGACCGAAAGACACCATGCGGCTCAAGCTATagcaaggacaaggatgacgGCCAATGCATTGTCTGGGTGCTGGGCATGGAGATCAATACTGCCAGTTTCGCCATGTACACCTTTTCCGTGAGCGTCCTGATTCAAGCACTGCTTGTCGTCAGTATCAGCTGCGCCGCCGACCATGGCAATTATCggaagaagctcctcctcagttTTGCATGGATCGGCAGCTTTGCGGTGATGGCTtacatcttcatcaccaaggaaAACTATATCATGGGCGCTCTCTtgaccatcatctccaacacatCATTCGGCGCCTCATTCGTGCTGCTCAACTCATTCCTCCCGCTCTTGGTGCGATATCATCCTGAGGTGATCGAGGCCAACGTTGCCAGCACTCCCGACCTGGGCCAATCTGACTACGAGTCTCGCCAACTGCAAGAATCTGTGGATGAATTGGAAGCTTCAATGGTGACAACAACTTCACCTTTGCTGCCGGAGGACGGCGAGCGGCTAAAGCCGACTGCAAGCCATGCAGAGATCACATCAAAAGAGCTCCAGCTCTCCACGCGCATATCGGCCATTGGAATTGGCACTGGATATATCGCTGCTCTATTCTTGCAGTGCATAGCCATTGGCGTCCTCATCGCGCTGCACAACTCCACCTGGGGCCAGAGAGTCGTTCTGTTCATGGTTGGACTCTGGTGGACCGTCTTCACGATCCCTGCGGCCATGTGGTTACGACCCCGACCAGGACCGCCCTTGGCCGATGATGGTCGAAAGGGCTTCATGGCGGGATTTGCATACATCATTTATGCCTGGAAAAGTCTCTTCACCACAATCCAGCTGGCAAGGCGCCTCCTGGATATTGTGCTGTTTCTCGCTGGATGGTTTCTTTTGTCGGATGCTATCGCGACCACGTCATCTACTGCAATTCTATTTGCCAAGACCCAACTCCACATGCGGCCGTGGGCACTCGGGATGATAAATGTCATTTCAACACTGGCAGGGGTGTTCGGCGCTTTCGGGTGGTCCTGGATTTCGCGGCTCTTTAATCTTCAGGCCCATCAGACCATTCTCGTCTGCATCGCCTTGTTTGAGTTGATTCCCATATATGGACTGATGGGATATCTCCCGTTCGTCAAGAACTGGGGTGTCTTTGGCCTGCAGCAACCATGGGAGATGTATCCCCTGGCCGCCGTTTATGGGTTTGTTCTCGGTGGTCTCAGCGGATACTGCCGGTCTCTGTACGGTGAACTCATCCCGCCAGGATCCGAGGCAGCATTTTATGCGCTGTATGCCATCACGGACAAGGGCTCGAGCGTGTTCGGACCAACGATTGTCGGTGCCATTATCGACAAGACTGGGACAATCCGACCTGCATTCTGGTTTCTTGCAGCCCTGGTCGGGTTGCCGGCGCCACTCATCTGGTTCATCAACGTTGAGCGAGGCAAGCGAGAGGGCGCTAAGTTGGCCGAAACCATCGAGGGCTTTCCAAGtcaggaagatgatgaagacgacccCGAGCCTGAGAGCCGGGGAATGCTGGCAGAGTATGAGAGAGAACAAGAGGAGGGGGCTGTTAATGGACGAGCAGCGAACTAA
- a CDS encoding SGNH-hydro domain-containing protein, with protein sequence MLILYHVRMWHLVWLCVTIAQVIASSEIRAKQETLSVGKASGNFSHYDVLNYTATEPGRPVKPGTKLRILCAGDSITSGWKSEQDGGDGDGYRRQLQKDLSEDEVVFAGTVEGGTMTDGYFAAWPGKTIQVISDRIGPSLDQRPNIILLHAGTNDMNSRSRLTQAETPADAAERLGRLIDKMIKACPDAVILVAVIVGTCDTTKVAKTPEYQALIPGVVQERRQAGHHVLAVDFSTYPIQDLRDCVHPTNEGYRLFGDYWYDFVTQIPSSWIKEPVGDDPQRSVADGTRRISKNDVLRTGLFWVFCWSVTDMFP encoded by the exons ATGCTCATCTTGTACCATGTCAGAATGTGGCATCTTGTATGGCTCTGCGTGACCATTGCCCAAGTGATAGCATCCTCAGAGATTCGGGCCAAGCAGGAAACCTTGAGCGTTGGCAAGGCCAGTGGCAACTTTTCGCATTACGATGTCCTCAACTACACTGCCACTGAGCCAGGCCGGCCGGTAAAGCCGGGGACGAAGCTGCGTATCCTCTGCGCTGGCGACTCGATCACTTCTGGGTGGAAGAGCGAACAggacggtggtgatggtgatggctaTCGGCGTCAACTCCAGAAGGACTTGTCGG AGGATGAAGTCGTCTTTGCGGGCACGGTTGAAGGGGGTACAATGACGGACGGCTACTTT GCGGCCTGGCCGGGGAAGACGATACAGGTCATAAGTGACAGGATCGGCCCTTCTCTTGATCAGAGACCTaacatcatcctcctccacgcCGGGACAAATGACATGAACTCGAGATCTCGACTCACACAGGCGGAAACCCCAGCAGACGCGGCAGAGCGGCTGGGTAGGCTCATCGACAAGATGATAAAGGCGTGCCCGGACGCAGTCATCCTGGTCGCAGTCATCGTCGGAACATGCGATACCACCAAGGTTGCAAAGACGCCAGAGTACCAGGCCCTGATCCCGGGTGTCGTTCAGGAGCGGCGGCAGGCCGGCCACCACGTGCTGGCGGTGGACTTTTCCACGTATCCTATCCAAGACCTGCGAGACTGCGTGCACCCGACGAACGAGGGATATCGATTGTTCGGCGATTACTGGTACGACTTTGTTACGCAGATACCGAGCAGCTGGATCAAGGAGCCTGTTGGGGATGATCCGCAGCGCAGCGTGGCGGATGGGACTCGGCGGATCAGTAAGAATGATGTATTGCGTACTGGGCTATTCTGGGTATTTTGCTGGAGTGTAACAGACATGTTTCCATGA
- a CDS encoding Argininosuccinate synthase, which translates to MAPERVCLAYSGGLDTSTILKWLVLQGYEVVCFLGDCGQEEDFDAVKAKALKLGAEKMIIENVQQELIDDLVWPAIQCNAIYEGQYLLGTSLARPVLARAMVQVAKDNNCTILSHGCTGKGNDQVRFELAWKACDPKMKILAPWRIPAFFNRFQGRADLLKFAKEQNIPVSSTPKAPWSMDDNIIHCSYEAGILEQTDMEPPKDMWKRTVDPLDAPDKPTRFTVHFDKGVPVKLEVGSKAVTGSLEIFKEANELGRANGIGREDIVESRFIGLKSRGCYDTPGLTILRKLHQNLEGLVMDSKVRIIRDRLSDDWAQCIYNGMYFTPEREFVQQAISISQKQVDGKVEALAYKGNVIIVGRSSETSNLYSEEESSMDTLEMDWSVEDTTGFINVNAIRIAKYGERKIRDGEPLSERK; encoded by the exons atggctcccGAACGTGTTTGCCT TGCCTACTCTGGCG GCCTGGATACTTCCACTATTCTCAA GTGGCTCGTCCTTCAAGGCTATGAGGTCGTGTGTTTCCTCGGCGATTGCGGCCAGGAGGAAGACTtcgatgccgtcaaggccaaggcgctGAAGCTCGGCGCTGAGAAGATGATCATCGAGAACGTCCAGCAGGAGCTGATTGACGACTTGGTGTGGCCCGCCATCCAGT GCAACGCTATCTATGAAGGACAAT ACCTTCTCGGCACAAGCCTAGCCCGGCCGGTATTGGCCAGGGCAATGGTGCAAGTTGCGAAGGATAACAACTGCACGATCCTCAGCCATGGAT GCACCGGTAAGGGCAACGA CCAAGTCCGCTTCGAGCTGGCGTGGAAGGCATGTGACCCCAAGATGAAGATTCTGGCCCCCTGGCGCATCCCTGCGTTCTTCAACCGATTCCA GGGACGTGCCGATCTTCTCAAGTTCGCCAAGGAGCAGAACATCCCCGTTAGCTCTACTCCCAAGGCCCCCTGGTCTATGGACGACAACATCATC CACTGCTCATACGAGGCTGGT ATTCTTGAGCAAACAGACATGGAGCCCCCGAAGGATATGTGGAAGCGCACAGTTG ATCCCCTAGACGCTCCTGACAAGCCTACTCGCTTCACCGTCCACTTTGACAAGGGTGTTCCTGTTAAGCTTGAAGTTGGGAGCAAGGCCGTTACTGGCTCCTTAGAGATCTTCAAGGAGGCTAACGAGTTGGGCCGTGCTAACG GTATTGGACGCGAGGATATCGTCGAGTCGAGGTTCATCG GATTAAAATCTCGTGGTTGCTACG ATACCCCCGGCCTGACTATTTTGCGCAAGCTGCATCAAAACCTGGAG GGTCTCGTGATGGATAGCAAGGTGCGCATCATTCGCGACCGTCTCTCGGATGACTGGGCGCAATGTATATACAAC GGAATGTACTTTACGCCTGAGCGCGAGTTCGTTCAGCAGGCGATCTCTATCAGCCAGAAGCAGGTTGATGGCAAGGTCGAAGCTCTGGCATACAAGGGCAACGTTATCATCGTTGGCCGCTCCAGCGAGACATCCAATCTCTACAGCGAAGAAGAGAGCAGCATG GACACTCTTGAAATGGATTGGAGTGTCGAAGACACAACTGGGTTTATAAACGTGAATGCTATCCGCATCGCCAAGTATGGTGAGCGCAAGATCAGGGATGGCGAGCCCCTTTCCGAGCGTAAGTAG